The stretch of DNA AGCATTATCTGGAAGCCTGGCAAAAGATCACCGAACCTGCGGGCTGGACGGACAGCGAAATAACCCGGCTGAAGCGCTATCTGCGAGCCAAGGTGGACGAAGGCAATGCCGACGGGTTCGAACAGCGCGGCGGTTAGAGCGCCTTATTTGGCCGCACCTTTCACGCTGAGCACGATGAACTGCGTCACGACAAACAATATTTGGGTGGAACCTCGAAACCGCGTGAGACGTTTTATCAATCAAGGAATATTTCCCAGGTTATACACCGACCTTTCTCTATAATAATTGCGATGTAGATTTGGGATATTCTGCGGTTTCCGTTCGCAGCGGATGCCTGTAATCTGTATGAACGATGATGCAACGGGATGACCAGAGTGCTCAAGAAAAAGGAACCCAACCGGCTTTCGCGATCGATTCTGACAGCGATCCGCAACAGACCGGGGTTCAGGCCGCTCGATACCGATACTTCGGGCGGCGATATTGTGATCGCTTCCTATAATGTCCATAAATGCGTCGGCATCGACAAGCAGTTCGACCCGCAGCGCATCGCCGACGTAATCAGCGAACTAGACGCCGATGTCGTGGCTCTTCAGGAGGCCGACAAACGCTTTGGCGAGCGCACCGGTCTTCTCGACCTCGGCCTTCTGGAACGCCGTCACGGCCTCCTCCCCGTCCCGATTACCGCAACCACGCCCAAGGGCCATGGCTGGCACGGCAATGTGTTGCTGTTTCGCGAAGGAATGGTGCGCTCGGTCCGGCAACTCAAACTGCCCGGCGTCGAGCCGCGCGGTGCACTGGTGGCAGACTTGCAATTTCCCGCCGGACCCCTGCGTATTATCGCCGCCCATCTCGGCTTATTGAAGCGCTCGCGCGAGCAACAGGCCGAAACAATTCTTTCCGCCTTGCAGGAAGCAGACACCCTGCCAACATTGCTGATCGGCGATCTCAACGAATGGCGCATCGGCAAACGGTCTTCACTCGCAGCTCTCAAGCCAACATTCGATCACGTTGCGACTGCAGTGCCGAGCTTTCCCTCACGCTTTCCGGTCTTCGCGCTGGATCGGGTTTTGGGCGCGCCAAACAATTTGGTTACCGCAGTCGAGGTGCATAATACACCACTGGCGCGCGTAGCTTCCGACCATCTGCCGCTTAAAGCGCACCTGGATCTGAAATCTGCAACGGACCTTCTCGAAAGCCTGCATATGCAGGAGGCTGAGAGCAAGACCGGATCCTAAATTTCGGCTTCAGAGATAGGGCGAGCCGAGCCAGATGATGCGGTCGATGAGGCGCACCAGAAAGGAGCGCTTCTTCAGGCGCGCG from Brucella sp. BE17 encodes:
- a CDS encoding endonuclease/exonuclease/phosphatase family protein, producing the protein MLKKKEPNRLSRSILTAIRNRPGFRPLDTDTSGGDIVIASYNVHKCVGIDKQFDPQRIADVISELDADVVALQEADKRFGERTGLLDLGLLERRHGLLPVPITATTPKGHGWHGNVLLFREGMVRSVRQLKLPGVEPRGALVADLQFPAGPLRIIAAHLGLLKRSREQQAETILSALQEADTLPTLLIGDLNEWRIGKRSSLAALKPTFDHVATAVPSFPSRFPVFALDRVLGAPNNLVTAVEVHNTPLARVASDHLPLKAHLDLKSATDLLESLHMQEAESKTGS